Proteins encoded within one genomic window of Deltaproteobacteria bacterium:
- a CDS encoding response regulator — MEKKKILLVDDSNTVLMMERMLLNGSGFELFTAMNGEEAISVALAKQPDLILMDVVMPKMNGFEACQQLRQLEKTREIPIILVTTRGEYENVEQGYASGCDDYVTKPISNIELTSKIRNLIG; from the coding sequence ATGGAGAAGAAGAAGATCTTGCTGGTCGACGATTCGAACACCGTCCTGATGATGGAGCGGATGCTCCTCAACGGCAGCGGCTTCGAGCTCTTCACCGCCATGAACGGTGAGGAGGCGATCTCCGTCGCGCTGGCCAAGCAGCCCGATCTCATCCTGATGGACGTCGTGATGCCCAAGATGAACGGCTTCGAGGCCTGCCAGCAGCTCCGCCAGCTCGAGAAGACTCGCGAGATCCCGATCATCCTGGTGACCACGCGGGGTGAGTACGAGAACGTCGAGCAGGGCTACGCGAGCGGCTGCGACGACTACGTCACCAAGCCGATCAGCAACATCGAGTTGACCTCGAAGATCCGCAACCTCATCGGCTAG
- a CDS encoding GAF domain-containing protein, which produces MSKSRERAEGFVGNVLEHTRDYVQGLLGENARLRKLVATYETELSRNQEEKLKLHERMLELREEVESYRADQARLQRQLQEIEQENEAFADQFLDIEEQNASLANLYVASYRLHGDLEREKVLEAILEIIINLVGSEEVAVLELDPESQELVVAATFGLDWPIGSHRTANKGLIASSLRSGELWCALRGEGEGEVPTGDEAHLSCCIPLKVGSRVIGAIAIFRLLQQKEGYDETDLALFDLLATHAAVALYSGSLEARLAAGVEARVSG; this is translated from the coding sequence ATGTCCAAGTCGAGAGAGCGGGCCGAGGGTTTCGTGGGCAACGTGCTGGAGCACACCCGCGACTACGTCCAGGGACTCCTCGGTGAGAACGCCCGGCTGCGGAAGCTGGTCGCCACCTACGAGACCGAGCTGTCGCGCAACCAGGAGGAGAAGCTCAAGCTCCACGAGCGGATGCTGGAGCTGCGCGAGGAGGTCGAATCCTACCGTGCGGATCAGGCGCGCCTGCAGCGGCAGCTCCAGGAGATCGAGCAGGAGAACGAGGCCTTCGCCGACCAGTTCCTCGACATCGAGGAGCAGAACGCCAGCCTGGCGAACCTCTACGTGGCGAGCTACCGACTCCACGGTGATCTCGAGCGGGAGAAGGTCCTCGAGGCCATCCTCGAGATCATCATCAACCTGGTGGGCTCGGAGGAGGTGGCGGTCCTGGAGCTCGATCCCGAGAGCCAGGAGCTGGTGGTCGCGGCCACCTTCGGCCTGGACTGGCCGATCGGCAGCCACCGCACGGCGAACAAGGGCCTCATCGCCTCCTCGCTGCGCTCGGGCGAGCTCTGGTGCGCGCTGCGCGGCGAGGGCGAGGGCGAGGTCCCGACCGGCGACGAGGCGCACCTCTCCTGCTGCATTCCCCTGAAGGTGGGGAGCCGGGTGATCGGCGCGATCGCGATCTTCCGTCTGCTCCAGCAGAAGGAGGGCTACGACGAGACCGACCTGGCGCTCTTCGATCTGCTCGCGACCCACGCCGCGGTGGCTCTCTACAGCGGCTCCCTCGAGGCCCGCCTGGCGGCGGGCGTGGAAGCGCGGGTGAGCGGATGA